Part of the Pelobates fuscus isolate aPelFus1 chromosome 12, aPelFus1.pri, whole genome shotgun sequence genome, AGCTTCTTAGAATATCCAAGCCTGCCTCCTTTTTATATGCGCCTTTGAAATGTGCATTTTTAAGAGTGACTTTGCTTAAGTTGTTTCATTACAGCATCATTCATGCCTCCTTGTCACCTATTGTGATTTGGATTGATAGGAAAATGACCAGACCCTGGGGACCAGTCCTTAAAAATCCTCAATGTATAATTTTCAGATACATATAATTGTCCTTTTTGGAATTTTCAAAGGAAGAGTTGGGCATAAACCCTATCCTCTGATGAGCTACCAAAGCTTTgtgatgtggtttttttttcctgcactGAGCCACTGTAAGTAGCGCTGTGTAATTTTATCCAGCCTGCAGTTTTAGTTCACACAAGACTGATACCTTGCCTTCCTCCTTTGTATCAATTGGTTGGAGATCTGTCTATTGTTGCAGGGCTTGCTTTTATTTCAATGCTGTCGAGCAACACTTTTTTCTCCGTCAACTCATAAAATTCAGTAGCATTAGTACTTTTCTTCATcttgttccccctcccctgtcttgCAATTTGAGAGATGGCTAAACTCTGAGCACTGCAGCTGATCCAAGAAGCTGGGGCCTTTGGTTGCTATCTATTTATCAAGACAAGAAAGATAAAAGGTCAGATCGAGTCAGATAAAGCTGCCAATGTTTCATGCATCACAGCAGTGTGATTTACCACTTGGAGAGCTGCTAACAAGACATCTTTAATGGGACCCCTTATGTCATTTGCTTCAAGACTTTTTCTGCTTAAGGGACTTTGTGTTTGGGCCATGCCACAATGGTTATAATTTGGATTTTGTTGCTGAGTTCTTTTGATCTTGGCCCACAGATATCCTGGGCTAAGAGCTTGTCTAGTACTGCTAAAGTACGTTGTACCAGAGGCAAACTGTGTGACCCCAGGCTGAGGAGAGATGCTGGGGGACGTGGGGGAGTCTATGAGCATCTTGGAGGGGCACCGAGGCACAGAAAGCTTTACTGTGCTACCAAATATCATCTTCAAATCCATCTCAATGGGAAAATTAATGGAACGCTGGAGAAAAACAGCATCTTTAGTAAGTTTGTCCAAATAAGTGAATGTAttgaagtttttctttttttctttatctgcAATGTTCTTTATTTAATGCATTAACTATCTGTTGTTTCTTACAGTGGGCTTGTTGCATTTTAATGTAAAGCAAACCTTTATtttaaggggtttattcactaaacagtgaattgtggtgaactGAAAATTCAGTTTCCTCAATTTAAGACAAAGTATACAAGTTGTTATTATAGGTCATTTGTGCATATTGCTCTTAATTTTACAAATTTGGCTTTGGCAAAGTTAAAGTTCACTGCTTAGTTTATACACCCCTAATTGTTTAATGTATTGGAGCAAGAGTAAACAATGACATTGTAATGTGTTTatggtataaaaagagaatagtCTAGTGAGagattgtattaaattaaatGCAAGTTATAGGTAAAAAGTTATGTCAGATAAAAAGATGAGCTGAAactcactgcattcatcataGGGGCATCATCAATGCCCAGAACAGACTGGAGGCTTTTAATCAATCCATATTTTAATTTCACATATATCTTTGGCGTCTGTTTTGGTCCAAAGAATAGATGCATAAGTCAGTATATTACATTGccacttttttaaacaaaaacgtttttcttttctgcaAATAACTATGCAATCTGTTTGCTTTCAGCCTTAGCCAGTCTAGacaaagaaacaaacattttttttctttattaatacAAAGACCTACGTTCACCTTTTTTCATGTTGTCTCCTATTTCGTTTGGTAGATGTTTTCATTGAATGGGATAGGACTTTCAAACGAAAGAGCATTATCTTGCTCTATGTGTGCTTTTCTCTGAATTAACCTGGAGGGTAAGGGTGTACCTTCATCCTTCAGCTGGGTCCGCAAGCACATAATCTGTTTAAGagtgtcttatttatttattaaaggcaTCCATTCTGGACAATAAGCATGTTATTACACAATTTGTTTAATTTCCCTACTTTTAAAGCCTCTTGTCACTAAAATCAAAATCAGAATACACCCTCTCTATTCCAATCCAATTGTCCCAGCTTGATGTGGACAGTAAATTCATTTACATATCTGTTTGTCATTCTTTTACATATCTGTTTGTCATTATTTCGAAAAGAGTAGGACAGTGCAACATTTAGATCAGTGATGagctaaattaatgtatatacacCTGGTTACATTAATGAGTTAATATTAGCTATATTAAAAACGTTCTCTCATATTCCTTTAACACACATGGTAGTACAGGATGTTGGAAAAGTCTTGGCATGCTATGGAATTGGGGTTTTATTAGTAAAGGTAATAGTTTCATATAAGGGCAGCGAGGGATACAGAAATTTAAATGTGCTGTGCCACTTTAATTCTGCAAATGACATATCCAGTATTACAGAACACTCTGCTATAGTGCTTGGTAAAATCTGTACCTGTAAACGGTTTATGTTAATTCTGGATTTTGGGAACACAACATATAGATTTCTGTGGTTCATGTGAATATTGAAAGGATTAACTGGAACATGATCAAATGTTATGGGTTGTACCTTTGAGCAGAAAAAAAACCATGTGAATAAATGCAATATGACCTTTGTGGGAAGGGTTTggttaaaaaacatttaacaGCATCTTGCTGACAGGGAATGCACTGTGAACAAGCTCAAGCTGATTCACTGCATAATGCTTATCAAAAATAAACTCATCCCTTTGGCACTCAGATGGTTAAATTAGAGTAGGATTTCAAGGGTTTATTGACAAACCTGTAAAAAGCCATAATAGATGGAGCTTAGTTCAGTTAAGTTTTCAGTCTCGCATGTCAATTGCTTTTCTTCTTTCGGACATGCTTTTTAAATAACACATGTTGAACCTGACCTGTCCATACAACAAATGCCAGGGTGATCCCTGGGAGGCCCTGCAACAATACATAAGATCTTTGGGCATTGTACGAGTTCAGTCCTGGCTAAAGCTACTTATTCtcaataaaacaaattaactgtgCTGTCTATTTGTTGTAATGCATTATCCCAACATTTGGGATTTCACAGATTAAACCTGACTGCTTCACCAATCGAGTGTGCCACTAATACCCTgcaaaatattgtttgttttcctaatccccaaatacttttaaaacaTTTAGACTCTTGCTTTTGATGGCAAACAGAGATTAGAAAACCTCAAAGGATTGGGGAGGAGTAAGGAAACCACTATTTCCTAAAAGGAAACTCTACTTATGAAAAGCTTTTAAAGACATCTCTCATGCTTCATGGACAGCACATGATCACTCACAACACATGTGCAGTGATACTCACACAGTTGTGAAAACTATTCCTCTATATAAATGAACAAGCCATGGTCCTAGATATTATTATATTGGTGCCTTTCTGCTGATGACAAATGTTTCTCAACATCAACAAAAACATGTTGGCGACATTCATTAAGGTGCCTTTTTTCTAAACGAATGAATAAAGGAAATGGCCACACCTTTGCCAATGTTCAATGTATATTTAGTTTAAATAAACCTGATGagcaattacatatttttttacaaacattAGAAACACTGAATCATCACAACGTTTGCTGCtcttgaaaaaatataaaaagagcatCTATTTATGGAGCAATCTCCATAGAAACCAAAAGAATGTTCTTGCAGACTACTCCACTTTTAGCACTTTACCCCGTTAAagctctttgcccccccccccccccccccgatgcaTTGTGTAAATAATTATCCGGGTATACCAGCAATCACAGCCAAGTGACTTAAATCTTCAGTAATCAAAGGAGCAGTTTAGGTACAGCACGTCTTAAATAGTTACTGATGAACATAGCTGCTCAAACTTGTTTTTATACGTATGTGGTATACACTTCACCACTAACGCTGTTAAAACATAACAAATTAGTTCATTGATACTGTCGTGTAGCATAAAGAAATAATACATGGGAATTTTCTAAATGTCATGCATGGAAAGTAGGGATTAAATAAtaggttttgtttatttctagGTATATTAGAAATAACCGCTGTGGATGTGGGAATTGTCGCCATCAAAGGCCTGTTCTCTGGGAGATATCTTGCTATGAACAAAAGAGGGAGACTTTACGCCTCGGTGAGTGCCATGAAATGCCAAAAATCTTCTTTTCTCTGAATCCAAACATAATAAAAAGGTGTTTCTTGCAACAGTTACTATGCCTGCATGAGCATGTGTTTGTTTTACTTTGCAAAGGCAAGGACTGGGTTCATGTTAGCTCATAACAGAAATAAGAATCCTGGAAAGCATTCTCATATACACGGCTCATCATAATACTTCCTAAAGCAGCATTGAGTGATAATTATTTGACAGTTACTGCACCCTATAGAACAATAATACTGCTTAACCTAGGCTTTAAATAGTTAAAGAGAccatagagggaaaaaaacaaacaaacattgtgTCATAAAATTTTCattctttaaattattattattatttatatagcgtcatcaacgctgtacaatgggaatcTAAAAAACTATTTATACATATAGTCAAATCTTCAAATGGTGTGACAGATTTTACTAATACGGTATATCTCTGAAGTGATTAACGTCTACACTATCAAGCTATCTGTTCCACTAGAGTCCATTTTTTGTAAACTAGAAAGAAATGTGCATATTCATTTTCATGTCATATACCCAGATGAGACACTACATaatgataaaacaacatctctgCTGGACAGtaaaaaaatgtctttaaaaaaaacaaaaaaaaacggaagAGAATAGCTTTCtttgaatttgaaaaaaaagtgcaaacaaGTGCTGAAGGTATGCCGCTCATGAATACGCAAAAGGGGCAGTGAAGAGGTTAAGATTTCCAATGGCCCATTTGGAATGACAACAGCAAGAAATAATCTGTTGCACAGGTCACATCTGGAAGGATACGGTGTCTGTGGGTCTCCGAAGCTATATCAGCCTCGGGGCCAATTCAAGCGAATGACTTGTAACTGTGCTGTAGCAGTAAACTGAATGCTGTGCTTGATGTACTTAAGCAGATTTACCCTGAGCATTAGATTTTTCTCTTTATCGCATAAAACACTGTGAATTCTGATAATACCCATTATGTCCCTTAACTCCTTCAGACTTTTATGAAAGGTAAATTAGAAGCATTCTAGTAGGAAATTAGAAAACACTAGACAAGTATTCCTTCCATTTCATGGCTTATTTATCCAAGGCGCACAAACAATGACTTCTTACTAAGCAGATTGGTAATGATAtgtcatgtttgttttttgtttttttaattaagataAAAGCAAATACTGTGTTAAGGTGTGCCGAGTGGGATAGTAGGAAAATGTGACTGGGTCATCTTACTTCCCAACACACGTGCATATTTTTCTATGCTACCTTGCACATGCATAGAAGCTTCTACGACATGTGCATGGAATCATGGGACTAAAATCATTTGTATCAAAAGTCAGGGTGCAGGACTGATCATCGTGACATGGTATCTTCATGTAACATTAAGAATGGACCCTGCAAAGCACTAATGATATAACACATGCCTCTGATCATTGCATGTCATATATATAATAGGTTTATATCTGAGGTAATAAACAGGGAGCCCTCTAGTCGCAATGGACCTAAAGACCTCATGATGCTCAGCAATCATTCTGAAACAAAATGAGTATATCTATGGTTCGGGAGAAAATCTCTGTTTTTTACTCCTTAACAGCTGTTGCATTTTGGCTAGCAATAATCTGTGAGTGAACCTAAAGATTTCACACATTCACAACAAGCTCCCAGTGCTGTGTTATGCAATAATGTATCTACTTGGTAAATAAATCCCATAGAAAAGCAGAAACTGAGAATTTATAGACATCTCCAATctgttaaaaacacacacacgtatgtaaaTGTGTTTGAAAAAATGACATCTCAATGtcatattataattataaaaaagttGTTGTCACATCACGGGAGTGCTATTCAAAATCGTACCTGTTACAAGGGGTCATAAAATGAACTCAGCATGAAAGTAAAAATAGGATTGAATGGCCCAGTGGTACCCCGTTGCCATCACCTGTGTAACAAACATGATCTCAGCCTGTTGATAACCAGAAATAACGCAATCTATATTATACTGAATAACGAACTACATGTAGCTTTTAGTGGAATAAGGGTGGAACATCCTACTATAGAGGAAGCGCTCTTTTGACTTTTAGGCAACAAAGTGAGCAAACTCACTTAAGACTTAATTTGTGAGTTTACATGAGAACAGGAAAATGAAAATCTATTGTACATGTAGTGATTACTCAGCCACTGACAGGCAGGTTTGTTTAGTTACCCTATCTGTTTATTGAAATAAGGTAACACGAGCTGAGCTGTTGATAAAGGAAGGTTTTTGTATCTTATCTCAGTCTTATGCCTTAGGATGTGATTGGTTACAAATGCTTCTTCCTTCTTTATCCTTAGGATCATGCATTGGTTTGTGTACTGTTTAGAAATAAAACATCTGATATATTCTCATTTATCAAACGTGTAGTGAAACTACACACATTGATGTCACTTGCTTCATCTCTCCTACGCTCCCACAAAGCCAATACCAGCAGCATCCTAGATTCCAAATATAGATAGCAGAGGTTCTCAACCTCTTTTCGGAATCCCTACGAGAACACAATCTGAGGAATGCAATAGCAAATTTCTACTTTGTGTGATACGTAATGTTAATTCACCAACTACCTGGATTTCTCAAAATTGTACGTAATAAAGGAGGGATCTTAAATCTATTCACTTCACATAACCTTACTTATAAGAAAAAGTCAGAAACAAAATTGCAATATCTAATGCATTTGAAATATCAGCTTGGGTAAGGGATGGGTAAGATATATCATAGGTACACTCGCTGACTTTTTAAAGAAAGGTAGTATTTTGGGTGCTTTTTGTCTTTTTGATTTACTCTTTATTGGGTAGAAAATTTGCAAAAATGTACTtttataagataattcccttaagaCCCAATGGCATCCCATACTGTCATCACAAACTGGTTCGGGCAGACCAGGGTCAGCAGGTGTAGGATTATCAGCTTTGTTTATTGATTAGATTCTTATGTTCAGATAAATGGCTGTTGGCCATGAACAAGTTAAAAGGATTTGTGATCTCTTGAGCTCACAGGTAGTTGCCAGCTGTAGGTATGTTACCTTGATAAAATATTAAACTGTGTTCTTTCTCTGTTCCAGGAAACTTACAATCCTGAATGTGAGTTTGTGGAGAGAATTCATGAGCTAGGTTATAATACATATGCTTCCCGCTTGTATCGGACTGTTCCGAATGGAGCTGGCACAAAACGCAAAGCCAGCGCAGAAAGACTTTGGTATTTATCCATCAATGGCAAAGGCCGACCTCGGCGTGGTTTTAAAACAAGGAGGACTCAGAAATCTTCTCTGTTCTTACCGAGGGTGCTAGATAACAAAGACCATGATGCAGTGCGGCTGTATCATACAAGCCCAAAGTACAGAGAAGGTATTTTAAAACCCTCAAAAGGCAATGGAAGAAAGAGGAGAGGACATTGAGGAGATAAAGATGACTAATTCTCCCCAAAAAATTAACTCTAAGAATGCATCTTCGACAACAACAAGAAATTGTAGGACCACCCTATCGTGGATAGCACAATTCGTATGGCTGAAAATGATGCATGGATACTTGAGTCATCAGTTCGTGGGAGATTTTTGCCTAACTATTTGTCATGCCCAAATGAGGACCTGGCTCATTACGTTTAGACTTGTGCTACACATAATATATTTAAACAGCTACATTTATATTagactgtgatatatatatatatttatatatatatatatatatatatatatattgaagatgACAGCGAAAAAGGGTTCAGCAGTGGAAGCTAATTATTGTTAGCACCATAATCGGACACCATTCTCTCTGAACTTATGAGAGCACAGAATTATAAAACTACATGACTGACTATCACGTGCCCTACCTCAAATTGCATTAGGATTTTGTGTTCTTGTTCATTGTTTTGTGGAAATTAATGCGTAAAAATATCTTCATGAAGATCGGAAAATTGAGACTGTGTCGAGAACCTCCATTCAAACAAACaggaatatacataaaatatatacatttataaatctATTAATGTCTGATTGAGGGCAAgtgttataatgtatttattgctACCAAATGGTCATTTAATATCTTTGTGCAGATCAATAGACGGTCATCATCCCAATGTGGAAGTTAGAAAGGAACCAGTACAATTGATTGTAAATGCAATGAGCCAGCTTGCACACTTCTGTTACAAGTATTTTATGATGTgtttagatcaggggtaggcaaccttcggctctacagatgttttggactacatctcccataatgtttttacagccatattgctggcaaagcatcaagggagatgtagtccacaacatctgtagagccgaaggttgcctacccctggtttagataAACCCCAATGTTCACTAtgatatgtttctatgttg contains:
- the FGF3 gene encoding fibroblast growth factor 3 — encoded protein: MVIIWILLLSSFDLGPQISWAKSLSSTAKVRCTRGKLCDPRLRRDAGGRGGVYEHLGGAPRHRKLYCATKYHLQIHLNGKINGTLEKNSIFSILEITAVDVGIVAIKGLFSGRYLAMNKRGRLYASETYNPECEFVERIHELGYNTYASRLYRTVPNGAGTKRKASAERLWYLSINGKGRPRRGFKTRRTQKSSLFLPRVLDNKDHDAVRLYHTSPKYREGILKPSKGNGRKRRGH